In the Synechococcus sp. MU1643 genome, TCCAGACGTTCCAAGAGAACTCGGCAGCAGCACTGGCGAAGAAGGTGAAGCGCCAGTCCTCGTCTTCACCGCCGTAGATGCGCTCCGGATCAAACACCGGGTGACCCACCAGGTAGATCGTCATCCCATTGGTGGGATGCTTCGTTTCGTAGACAGCGAATTCGGTGCCCATCGTCTGGGCCCGCCAGATCGGCTCAGCCGGCACGTTGAGGCGGCTCCAGAGCTTGGCGTAGCCCGGGATGATCAGGCGCACGTCGTGGCCGAGCTTGGCCAATGCCGGCGGCAAAGAGCCAACAACATCGCCCATCCCTCCAACCTTGATCATCGGGGCGCATTCCGCTGCAGCGAAGAGGATGCGCATGTCTCAGATCGGCGTTGGCGCAGCGACTTTAAGGGGAATTTTTAAATCTGTTCCGTCAGGGGAGAACCGTCACCTGAGTTCCAAGCGACACCTGGCGATACAGGGAACTCACATCTTCGTTGTAAAGCCGCACGCAGCCATGGGAGACGGCCCGTCCCACCGTCCAGCGGTGGGGGTTGCCATGGAACCCTGTCGTGGTGCATCCCTTGATCGTGATCCAAGCCTCGCCGTCATGGGCATCACGGCCGAGGCAGTCGCGATGGAAGGTGATCCAGTGACTGCCCAAGGGGTTCTTGGGCGCTTGTTCCTCCACCCGCTCGCCACTCACCGGGTGCACCCACACCGGATTGGGGAATTTCTGCAGTACTTCAAAGATTCCGGTGGGAGTCTCCCAGCCGGGCATGCCGATGGCCACCGGAAAGGAGTTGCGCAGCTCGCCGTTGTCGAGCAGAAACACACGACGACGGCCGCGCAACATAACCACGTGGCGACTGTTCCGGCCGTGCAGATCCTGAGGCAGTGAGGCCAAGCCTGCCGAAACGGAATCAACAGCCGCCGCCTGCAGCAGGGCCAGTGGTTCCGGCGCAGGAAGAGGCTGCATTGAAGTCAGGGTAACCAGCCCGTCTCGGAAAAATCTGGAGACCGCTTCTCGAGGAAGGCATTGCGGCCTTCCACGGCTTCTTCAGTTCGATAAAAGAGATGGGTGGCATTGCCGGCCAACTCCTGCAGCCCGGCGAGGCCATCGGTTTCGGCATTGAATGCGGCCTTGAGGCAACGGATGGCCGTAGGGCTGTGCTGCATCACCTCCCGGGCCCAACGCACCCCCTCCGCCTCCAACTGCTCCAACGGCACAACGGCATTAACGAGCCCCATCTCCAAAGCCTCCTTGGCGCCATAACGGCGGCAAAGAAACCAAATTTCACGTGCCTTGCGCTGGCCAACCACCCGCGCCAGATAGCCCGCACCAAAGCCGCCATCAAAACTGCCGACCTTGGGTCCGGTCTGGCCAAAAACGGCGTTGTCGGCGGCGAGGCTGAGGTCGCAGAGCAGATGCAGCACCTGGCCGCCGCCCATGGCATAGCCCGCCACCAGAGCGATCACCACCTTGGGCAGGCTGCGGATGATGCGCTGCAGATCCAGCACGTTCAGGCGCGGCAGGCCGTCCTCGCCGATGTAACCACCGTCCCCACGCACACTCTGATCACCGCCGGAACAGAAGGCATAGCCACCATCAGGGGCCGGCCCAACGCCCGTGAACAGCACCACACCGATGTGACGGTCATCCCGAATGCGCGTAAATGCATCACACAGCTCCATCACCGTCTGCGGGCGGAAGGCATTGCGCTTGGCGGGGCGGTTGATGGCCACGCGAGCCAGGCCGTCCGCGCACCGGTCCACAAGGATGTCCTGGTAGCTGCCCCACGAGGTCCATTGCGCGCTTGGCGCACCAGGGAGCACCTGACGCATGTCACTCATCGGGCTCAGAGCTCAGTGCATTCATTCTGAGCAGAGGCGCGCAGCTGCTGACGCAGGTCGGCATCACGACCGCGGTCGCTGCACAACCGCAACAACACCGGCCGCTCCTGCGACAAGCCCCAGGCCAAGGCCTCCTGCAGGTCGTCCAAACAGGCCACCTGGCGTCCTGGCACACCATGGGCCGCCGCCAGGGCCAGGGGATCCACCTGCTGGGGCATGGCGAAGAGCGATTCGAACCCCGCTGTGGCAATGGGCAACTGCTGAAAAATGCCGCCGCCGCCGTTGTCGATCAGCAGCACCAGCAGTGGTGGAGGTGCTGCAGCGGACGACGCAAGCAGCCAACCGTTGCTGTCGTGCAAGAGCGCAAGATCACCGGTCACCAAGGCCAACGGACCGAGATTCGCCGCCAGACCCATGGCAAGAGACAAGGTTCCGTCAATGCCCGAGGCCCCGCGGAAGCTGAAGCAACGGTGGCGGCCACAGGCGGGCCCGCCCCAGGTCAACCAGTCGCGCACCGGCGAACTAGCAGCCAGCATCAGCGGCAAATGCTCCGGCAGGAGCTGGGGAAGCCAGTAGGCCAGAGCCGGCTCGTTGACGGCGCCATTCAGTGGCAGCTGGGTCTCGAGCCACGGCGACAGGTCGTTGGTGGCTGCTGATGGCTTGGTCGACTGTTCCAGGACGGCCTGTTGGGCGATCCAGGCAACCAACCCCCCCGACCATTGGCTGGCTTTTCGCAAGGGATCCAGCGGCCTTGAATCCGTTTCAGTGATCAACAGTTGGGGACCCTGATGGCGCTGAAGCCAGGTCTCCAGCCGCCGGCTGGCGGGCATCGGTCCAAGCCGCAACAACTGGGCATCGTCAGGGATGTTCAGCCAATCCAGTTGCAGCTCCCAGTGCTCAATGCGGTTGGGGCAATCGGAAGCAAGTGCGGCAAGGGGATCCGCCAGCACAGGCCAACCGCTGAGGTTCAGCCAACGATGCAGCGCCTGTTGATAAGCCTCCACCGCGGGCGTAAGTCCACGCCAAGGGCCAGCAATCACCACCCCCGGGCGCTCTGGATCGAGGCGAGGCACAGGCCCAATCTCGGGCGAAGGCTTTGAGCAAGCCGCAACTGAACCTGCGCCCGAAACCAGCTGTTGCTGTTGCTCGAGAGTGGCGTGCAGCGGCTCCTCGAAGGGCAGGTTGAGCTGCACTGGTCCCGGCGGCCCAATGCCTGCACCCTGGGCTCGCTGCCAGGCCTGAACCGCTAGGGCGTTGAGGGCGTCGCTGGCCTGCGTGTGGACGCCATCTAACGCTCCACTGCCGAACCAGCGACAGGCCGCGAGCAAAAAGGCTTCCTGATTAACGGTCTGGTTGGCGCCGCAGTTTTTGAGCCGAGTGGGTCGATCTGCCGTGAGCAACAGCAAGGGCTGACAGGAGCGGTCCGCCTCCACCGCAGCGGGAAGAAGGTTGGCCACCGCGGTGCCGGAGGTGGTGACCACCGCCACGGCGCGTCCATGGGCGGTCGCCATGCCGAGGGCCAGAAACGCGGCCGACCGTTCGTCGATGGCCGTGACCAAATGCAGCTTCGCCTGGGATGCCAGCACTCCCGCCGCTGTTGCCAGGGGACCGGAACGGCTGCCAGGGCAGAGCACCAGCTGCTTCAGCCCCTGAAGACAAAGAGCCTCAAGCAGGGTGAGGGCAGCCTGCAAATTGGCGCGAGCGATGGTCAGTGCAGCAGGCCAGGCTGGTGTGATCTTCGGTCAACGATGACCCAACCCACGACACCTGCTCCAGGAGAAGACAGCAAGGG is a window encoding:
- a CDS encoding L,D-transpeptidase yields the protein MQPLPAPEPLALLQAAAVDSVSAGLASLPQDLHGRNSRHVVMLRGRRRVFLLDNGELRNSFPVAIGMPGWETPTGIFEVLQKFPNPVWVHPVSGERVEEQAPKNPLGSHWITFHRDCLGRDAHDGEAWITIKGCTTTGFHGNPHRWTVGRAVSHGCVRLYNEDVSSLYRQVSLGTQVTVLP
- the menB gene encoding 1,4-dihydroxy-2-naphthoyl-CoA synthase, whose protein sequence is MSDMRQVLPGAPSAQWTSWGSYQDILVDRCADGLARVAINRPAKRNAFRPQTVMELCDAFTRIRDDRHIGVVLFTGVGPAPDGGYAFCSGGDQSVRGDGGYIGEDGLPRLNVLDLQRIIRSLPKVVIALVAGYAMGGGQVLHLLCDLSLAADNAVFGQTGPKVGSFDGGFGAGYLARVVGQRKAREIWFLCRRYGAKEALEMGLVNAVVPLEQLEAEGVRWAREVMQHSPTAIRCLKAAFNAETDGLAGLQELAGNATHLFYRTEEAVEGRNAFLEKRSPDFSETGWLP
- the menD gene encoding 2-succinyl-5-enolpyruvyl-6-hydroxy-3-cyclohexene-1-carboxylic-acid synthase, with protein sequence MQAALTLLEALCLQGLKQLVLCPGSRSGPLATAAGVLASQAKLHLVTAIDERSAAFLALGMATAHGRAVAVVTTSGTAVANLLPAAVEADRSCQPLLLLTADRPTRLKNCGANQTVNQEAFLLAACRWFGSGALDGVHTQASDALNALAVQAWQRAQGAGIGPPGPVQLNLPFEEPLHATLEQQQQLVSGAGSVAACSKPSPEIGPVPRLDPERPGVVIAGPWRGLTPAVEAYQQALHRWLNLSGWPVLADPLAALASDCPNRIEHWELQLDWLNIPDDAQLLRLGPMPASRRLETWLQRHQGPQLLITETDSRPLDPLRKASQWSGGLVAWIAQQAVLEQSTKPSAATNDLSPWLETQLPLNGAVNEPALAYWLPQLLPEHLPLMLAASSPVRDWLTWGGPACGRHRCFSFRGASGIDGTLSLAMGLAANLGPLALVTGDLALLHDSNGWLLASSAAAPPPLLVLLIDNGGGGIFQQLPIATAGFESLFAMPQQVDPLALAAAHGVPGRQVACLDDLQEALAWGLSQERPVLLRLCSDRGRDADLRQQLRASAQNECTEL